A DNA window from Halomicrobium mukohataei DSM 12286 contains the following coding sequences:
- a CDS encoding PadR family transcriptional regulator, giving the protein MYDLTGFQRDLLYVIAGLDEPHGLAIKDELEKYYESEVNHGRLYPNLDTLVEKGMVEKGQRDRRTNFYALTSRGKRELNARQDWESQYVTA; this is encoded by the coding sequence ATGTACGATCTGACTGGATTTCAGCGTGACTTGCTGTACGTCATCGCAGGACTGGACGAACCACACGGGCTCGCGATCAAAGACGAGCTCGAAAAGTACTACGAGAGCGAGGTAAACCACGGACGCCTGTATCCGAACCTCGACACGCTCGTCGAGAAGGGGATGGTCGAGAAGGGACAGCGCGACCGGCGAACGAACTTCTACGCCCTGACCAGTCGCGGCAAGCGCGAGCTCAACGCCCGCCAGGACTGGGAGTCCCAGTACGTCACCGCGTAG
- a CDS encoding HEWD family protein, giving the protein MTKLVPPSERTCERCGRHDVWDDETDSWQIVVDGEQKEAGNPFCLHEWDINGNYSPLAE; this is encoded by the coding sequence ATGACGAAACTCGTCCCGCCCTCGGAGCGGACGTGCGAACGCTGCGGTCGTCACGACGTCTGGGACGACGAGACCGACTCGTGGCAGATCGTGGTCGACGGCGAGCAAAAGGAGGCCGGCAATCCCTTCTGTCTCCACGAGTGGGACATCAACGGCAATTACAGTCCGCTGGCCGAGTGA